From the Halorhabdus utahensis DSM 12940 genome, one window contains:
- a CDS encoding ribonuclease H-like domain-containing protein translates to MRVEQSFIPVRGVGEQTERKLWRQGITHWDDFYPDAVGSTTAERIETFIDDARERLAHGDSHYFGRQFPSQAQWRLYESFQDGAAFFDIETTGLDQRHDTVTTVSVRQGGETKTFVRDRDLTADRLREVFADADLLVSFNGKRFDVPFLQQSFDLDGVLDRPHLDLMYPCRQIDLTGGLKQIEKDVGIQRDRPDLSGKDAVRLWYEAERGDDAALETLISYNREDVDHLETVADRVATRLHESTVPDDCTF, encoded by the coding sequence GTGCGCGTCGAGCAGAGTTTCATTCCGGTCAGGGGCGTCGGCGAGCAGACCGAGCGCAAGCTGTGGCGGCAGGGAATTACCCACTGGGACGACTTTTACCCCGACGCCGTCGGCTCGACGACCGCCGAGCGAATCGAGACGTTCATCGACGATGCTCGCGAGCGGTTGGCTCACGGTGACAGCCACTACTTCGGCCGGCAGTTCCCCAGCCAGGCCCAGTGGCGACTCTACGAATCCTTCCAGGACGGCGCAGCCTTCTTCGACATCGAGACGACCGGCTTGGATCAGCGCCACGACACGGTGACGACCGTCAGCGTCCGGCAGGGCGGCGAAACGAAGACCTTCGTCCGTGATCGCGACCTCACCGCCGACCGCCTCCGGGAGGTCTTCGCCGACGCCGACCTGCTGGTCTCGTTCAACGGCAAACGCTTCGACGTGCCCTTTCTCCAGCAATCGTTCGACCTCGACGGCGTCCTCGACCGGCCGCACCTCGATCTCATGTACCCCTGCCGGCAAATCGATCTGACCGGCGGGCTCAAACAGATCGAGAAAGACGTCGGCATCCAGCGCGACCGGCCGGACCTCTCGGGAAAGGACGCCGTTCGGCTGTGGTACGAGGCCGAGCGCGGCGACGATGCCGCTTTGGAGACGCTGATCTCCTACAACCGCGAGGACGTCGACCACCTGGAGACTGTCGCCGATCGGGTCGCCACGCGTCTCCACGAATCGACCGTCCCCGACGACTGTACGTTCTGA